A section of the Candidatus Tisiphia endosymbiont of Nedyus quadrimaculatus genome encodes:
- a CDS encoding nucleotidyltransferase substrate binding protein has protein sequence MTTFTNIKTPRWLYRFDNFKRAFALLREAMYIMRERKISQLEMEGVVQRFEYTWELTWNVLKDYLEYKGVILSTITPATVLKAAIAANLIKNGEVWMNALDSRNKMSHTYDFKQFEQIIINIEKDYYPELENMYLVMLKFAEEEMVDESKHI, from the coding sequence ATGACCACATTTACTAATATAAAGACTCCTCGCTGGCTATATCGTTTTGATAATTTTAAACGTGCTTTTGCTTTGCTACGCGAGGCGATGTACATAATGCGAGAACGCAAGATAAGTCAGTTAGAGATGGAAGGAGTAGTGCAGCGTTTTGAATATACGTGGGAATTGACATGGAACGTACTTAAAGACTATCTAGAATATAAGGGGGTGATACTATCAACCATTACCCCAGCTACCGTACTTAAGGCAGCTATTGCCGCTAATTTGATTAAGAATGGTGAAGTATGGATGAATGCTTTAGATTCTCGTAATAAGATGTCACATACCTACGATTTCAAACAATTTGAACAAATTATTATAAATATTGAAAAGGATTATTATCCTGAATTGGAGAACATGTATTTGGTGATGCTGAAATTTGCAGAAGAAGAGATGGTAGATGAAAGTAAACATATCTAA
- a CDS encoding zinc-finger domain-containing protein: protein MEIIETISTSVSCFGKEPPFDHPRVYLEIDSTKGSIVCPYCSKTFVLVSNEDKTPIR, encoded by the coding sequence ATGGAAATTATTGAGACTATCTCTACATCCGTATCATGTTTTGGCAAAGAACCACCTTTTGATCATCCAAGAGTTTATTTGGAGATTGATTCAACTAAAGGATCTATTGTGTGTCCTTATTGTAGTAAAACATTTGTGTTAGTAAGTAATGAAGATAAAACTCCTATCAGATAG
- a CDS encoding MBL fold metallo-hydrolase has protein sequence MPIINCDCNICTSTSSYNKRTRSSIYIDDGNSQILVDFGFDIKNQLMREKIKKLDGAILTHYHADHVNGIDDLRVFPFFQKTPLEIFSDSSTALKTENRHQHLFAPDKLIARPVDFFAKFKINTIDVQFFRQHHGPIDSLGIRMDDFVYSSDVLAFPAESKPFLKNINVWILDCMAYKSNDCHAGLDKILQWNDEYKPQQILLTNMNHFIDYHEISKILPSNIKPLYDGYKFIV, from the coding sequence ATGCCGATAATTAATTGTGATTGCAATATATGCACTTCTACTTCAAGTTACAATAAAAGAACTAGATCATCAATATACATCGATGATGGTAATAGTCAAATTCTTGTTGATTTTGGTTTTGATATCAAGAATCAATTAATGCGAGAAAAGATTAAAAAATTGGACGGTGCTATATTAACCCATTATCATGCAGATCATGTTAACGGTATTGATGATTTACGTGTATTTCCATTTTTCCAAAAAACACCACTAGAAATTTTTTCTGACAGTAGCACAGCATTGAAAACTGAGAATCGTCACCAACATTTATTTGCTCCGGATAAACTGATTGCAAGACCGGTAGATTTTTTTGCAAAATTTAAAATTAATACCATAGATGTACAATTCTTCAGACAACATCATGGTCCTATAGATAGTTTAGGTATTAGAATGGATGATTTTGTATATTCTAGTGATGTGCTAGCTTTTCCGGCAGAATCTAAACCATTCTTGAAAAATATCAATGTTTGGATATTAGACTGTATGGCGTATAAATCTAATGATTGCCATGCAGGATTAGATAAAATTTTACAGTGGAACGATGAATATAAGCCTCAACAAATATTATTAACGAATATGAATCATTTTATTGATTACCATGAGATATCAAAAATATTGCCAAGTAATATAAAACCTCTATATGATGGTTACAAATTTATAGTTTAG
- a CDS encoding phosphatase PAP2 family protein produces the protein MFELLYNFHGLNQEIFLWINRITNHFSIIAYILQIISYCFNITNFAIVYFIYCGYFYIQLKKIQDFNQRQIKFWSIYNKMVMIGIIYATFGCTYALFKFSVNIARPFCSLPLNSFVTIANVELERCLSSFPSSHSGLALMVSYCIWPYITMGQKIIAFLIILLVAVSRITLAMHYPADIIYSFLITIMIIVVSKMIFKIFTNNLIKWFGERILSLLYHYFLDH, from the coding sequence ATGTTTGAACTTTTATATAATTTCCATGGCCTTAATCAAGAGATATTCTTGTGGATCAATAGAATTACTAACCATTTTAGCATAATAGCTTATATTCTACAAATTATCTCTTATTGTTTTAATATTACCAACTTTGCTATCGTTTATTTTATATATTGTGGATATTTCTATATCCAGTTAAAAAAGATTCAAGATTTTAATCAGCGTCAGATCAAATTTTGGTCTATATATAATAAAATGGTAATGATTGGTATAATTTATGCTACATTCGGTTGTACTTATGCTCTATTTAAGTTTTCAGTTAATATAGCTAGACCATTTTGCTCATTACCTCTTAATAGTTTTGTAACAATTGCTAATGTTGAACTTGAAAGATGTTTATCTAGCTTTCCAAGTAGTCACTCCGGATTAGCATTAATGGTGTCTTACTGTATTTGGCCATATATAACAATGGGGCAAAAAATTATAGCCTTTTTGATTATTTTATTAGTGGCAGTCTCACGTATTACTCTTGCTATGCATTACCCAGCTGATATTATTTATAGTTTCCTTATCACCATAATGATTATAGTGGTTAGTAAAATGATTTTTAAAATTTTTACCAACAATTTAATAAAATGGTTTGGTGAAAGGATTCTTTCTCTATTATATCATTATTTTCTAGACCATTAA
- the hemW gene encoding radical SAM family heme chaperone HemW, whose protein sequence is MKNPLSIYIHWPFCLSKCPYCDFNSHVVNKVDHDTWLKCYELELDHFKDTIGHKYIKSIFFGGGTPSLMKPFVVEGIIKKIANLAIIDEQTEITLEANPTSFETEKFRDFRSAGINRVSIGVQSLVEDDLKSLGRQHDVGQAIKAIETARHLFPRISFDLIYARSNQTLESWQDELTNAMQLASGHISLYQLVIEKGTLFYKLFNEGNLTIPNSDQAADHYEWTNWYLNSQGYLRYEISNYAILGHECKHNLTYWQYDNYLGIGPGSHSRVNMCDSNFTSNLYSIMMWHKPEKWLQAVDSLGCGIQQINKLSMQEIIEEMLMMGLRLEKGITIDSIQKRTGKQLFEILDMEKATYYKELGVLRWDEGLGDKGHINLTNKGLMLHSYIVPRLFKTSVLD, encoded by the coding sequence ATGAAAAATCCTTTATCGATATATATACACTGGCCGTTTTGTTTGTCAAAATGTCCGTATTGTGACTTTAATTCTCATGTTGTAAATAAAGTAGATCATGATACATGGTTGAAATGTTATGAATTAGAGCTTGATCATTTCAAGGATACTATAGGTCATAAATATATAAAATCTATTTTCTTTGGAGGTGGAACTCCATCTTTAATGAAGCCATTTGTTGTTGAAGGAATAATTAAAAAAATAGCAAATTTAGCAATAATAGATGAGCAGACAGAAATTACTTTAGAAGCAAATCCCACTTCATTTGAGACTGAAAAATTTAGGGACTTTAGATCAGCTGGAATAAACCGTGTATCAATTGGCGTCCAATCTCTAGTGGAAGATGACTTAAAGAGTTTAGGACGACAACATGATGTAGGGCAAGCAATCAAAGCTATTGAAACAGCTCGCCATCTTTTCCCTAGAATATCTTTTGACCTAATTTATGCAAGAAGTAACCAAACTCTAGAAAGTTGGCAAGATGAACTTACCAATGCCATGCAACTTGCCTCAGGTCATATCTCACTATATCAATTGGTCATCGAAAAGGGTACGTTATTTTATAAATTGTTTAACGAGGGAAATCTAACTATACCAAACTCAGATCAAGCAGCTGACCATTATGAGTGGACTAACTGGTATTTAAACTCCCAAGGATATCTTAGATATGAAATATCAAATTATGCTATATTAGGTCATGAATGTAAGCATAACTTGACATATTGGCAATATGACAATTATTTAGGTATAGGTCCGGGTAGCCACAGCAGGGTTAATATGTGTGATAGTAATTTTACATCTAATCTCTATAGTATCATGATGTGGCATAAACCAGAAAAATGGTTACAAGCTGTTGATAGTTTAGGATGTGGTATTCAGCAGATTAATAAACTTTCTATGCAAGAAATAATTGAAGAAATGTTGATGATGGGACTACGTCTTGAAAAGGGTATAACTATTGATAGTATACAGAAAAGAACTGGTAAACAATTATTTGAGATTTTAGATATGGAAAAGGCAACATACTATAAAGAGCTAGGTGTACTTAGGTGGGATGAGGGATTAGGTGATAAAGGTCATATTAATCTTACAAATAAAGGTCTAATGTTACATAGCTATATAGTACCAAGGTTATTTAAAACCTCAGTTTTGGATTAA
- the mutL gene encoding DNA mismatch repair endonuclease MutL, with translation MKIKLLSDSTINRIAAGEVIERPASVVKELVENAIDAASTKIDIMLEQAGKNLIIISDDGIGMSEEDLKIAVERHTTSKLDESDLQNIHTFGFRGEALPSISSVSKMLITSKARGADRAYHIQSSGGHNKEIKPTIHNEGTKIEIRDLFFATPARLKFLRSDKTELAASVDVIKKIALAHPKISINLSHDGKNIIKVKGQDGNFDDLLKQRIIDILGYDFIENSVHINLQRPEISVYGFTSLPTFNRASAEDQFLFVNNRPVKDKLLQIALRLAYQDYLARDRHPVSVLFLQIDPHMVDVNVHPAKTEVRFHDPSTIRGLLISSIKDALAIRSHMVSTNIATTALGLFRNTTTANNFVKTNKASQKNPTSSSNKVYPNGLSISDNISTYKAQNLTIPRHNDSSNVQQQLIKTDPHAKVEVLEDDILDLDCNNKPLAEFASTREFVEGLKPRPSNNTANSVTDSSLAPLPKLPAEVELCKKPNVALGAARAQLHGTYIISQTADSIIIVDQHAAHERLGYEKIKQMISNNGLIKQRLLMPEIVELPDVKRADLLYNKKEDLSKLGLSLEKFGERSIIVSETPSLLGNTDINQLTQDLADNLSDLGENISLIQLIEYVTETYACHYAIRAGRKLSSEEMNELLRQMEKTPFSGQCNHGRPTYIELKLKDIERLFGRR, from the coding sequence ATGAAGATAAAACTCCTATCAGATAGTACTATAAACCGCATCGCTGCTGGGGAAGTAATTGAACGACCAGCTTCGGTGGTAAAAGAACTAGTTGAGAATGCTATTGATGCAGCTAGCACTAAGATAGATATCATGCTTGAGCAGGCAGGGAAAAATCTTATTATTATTTCTGATGACGGAATAGGCATGTCTGAGGAAGATCTAAAAATTGCCGTAGAACGTCATACTACTTCTAAACTTGATGAGTCAGATTTACAAAATATTCACACTTTTGGCTTTCGCGGAGAGGCATTACCTTCAATAAGTTCTGTAAGTAAGATGTTGATTACTTCAAAGGCACGTGGGGCTGATAGGGCTTATCATATACAATCTAGCGGTGGACATAATAAAGAGATTAAACCTACCATTCATAACGAGGGTACTAAGATTGAAATACGTGATTTATTCTTTGCTACCCCTGCAAGACTAAAGTTCTTAAGATCTGATAAAACTGAATTGGCAGCTTCGGTTGATGTAATCAAGAAAATTGCATTAGCTCATCCTAAAATCAGCATTAATTTATCTCATGATGGCAAAAACATCATAAAAGTAAAAGGTCAAGATGGAAATTTTGATGATCTTTTAAAACAAAGAATAATTGATATATTGGGTTATGATTTTATTGAAAATTCTGTCCATATTAATCTACAAAGACCGGAAATATCAGTATATGGCTTTACCAGCCTTCCTACCTTTAATAGGGCTTCTGCTGAGGATCAGTTTTTATTTGTTAATAATAGACCCGTTAAGGATAAATTACTACAAATCGCTCTAAGACTAGCTTATCAGGATTATTTAGCTCGGGATAGACATCCAGTTTCAGTTTTGTTTCTACAGATAGATCCCCACATGGTTGACGTTAATGTGCATCCTGCTAAAACAGAAGTAAGGTTTCATGATCCTAGTACCATACGGGGATTACTGATAAGCTCTATCAAAGATGCCCTTGCCATTAGAAGTCATATGGTGTCAACGAATATTGCCACAACTGCCTTAGGTCTTTTTCGCAATACTACTACTGCTAATAACTTTGTTAAAACAAATAAGGCATCCCAAAAGAACCCTACCTCTTCTTCCAACAAAGTATATCCAAATGGTTTGAGTATATCTGATAATATCAGTACTTATAAGGCTCAAAATTTAACCATTCCTAGGCACAATGATAGTTCTAATGTTCAGCAACAATTAATAAAGACAGACCCACATGCTAAAGTAGAAGTGCTAGAGGATGATATCCTAGACCTAGATTGTAATAATAAACCTCTTGCAGAATTCGCTTCTACTAGGGAATTCGTAGAAGGATTGAAACCTCGCCCTTCAAACAATACGGCAAATTCCGTTACGGATTCAAGTCTAGCACCATTGCCTAAATTACCAGCAGAAGTAGAGTTATGCAAAAAGCCTAATGTTGCACTCGGAGCAGCGAGAGCCCAACTGCACGGCACTTATATAATATCACAAACAGCAGATAGTATTATTATCGTAGATCAACATGCAGCACATGAGCGTTTGGGATACGAGAAAATTAAGCAAATGATAAGTAACAATGGATTAATTAAGCAACGATTACTCATGCCTGAGATAGTAGAATTACCGGATGTCAAAAGAGCTGATTTATTGTATAATAAAAAGGAGGATCTTTCTAAATTAGGTTTAAGCCTAGAGAAATTTGGCGAGCGATCCATCATTGTATCAGAGACTCCAAGCTTACTTGGAAATACCGATATAAACCAACTTACCCAAGACTTGGCAGATAATTTATCTGATCTTGGTGAAAATATTTCCTTGATTCAATTGATTGAATATGTTACAGAAACCTATGCATGTCATTATGCTATCAGAGCAGGTCGTAAATTATCTTCTGAAGAAATGAATGAATTATTAAGACAAATGGAAAAAACCCCATTTTCTGGTCAGTGTAATCATGGTAGACCAACTTACATCGAACTCAAACTCAAAGATATTGAGCGATTATTTGGACGTAGGTAA
- a CDS encoding nucleotidyltransferase family protein, which yields MKVNISNHGLSTEQLNILRNILLPFSKQIESVGLFGSRATGFYRPNSDIDIVIYGSLDEKTLDRIFTLLNDSNLPVKVDVQSYDLITYPPLKEHIDANMLLLFTHDQFEEKLL from the coding sequence ATGAAAGTAAACATATCTAATCATGGATTAAGTACGGAACAGTTAAACATACTGCGCAATATTTTGTTGCCCTTCTCAAAACAAATCGAGAGTGTTGGTTTGTTTGGTTCGCGTGCTACTGGTTTTTATCGTCCTAATTCTGATATTGATATAGTTATTTATGGTTCGCTTGATGAAAAAACCCTCGATCGTATATTTACTTTACTTAATGACAGTAACTTACCAGTTAAAGTAGATGTACAATCTTATGATCTGATCACCTATCCACCTCTCAAAGAACATATCGATGCTAACATGCTACTATTGTTTACGCATGACCAATTTGAAGAGAAGTTGCTTTAG
- the hemA gene encoding 5-aminolevulinate synthase codes for MSNYHNIFDHHITRIKQEGRYREFVPVQRQANNFPSAWYYDKNIVMWCINDYLGMSKHPDVTKAALDATSKYGIGSGGTRNIGGNNSSIIELEKELAILHNKELALVFTSGYVANDTSLATLAKIMPNIVFFSDELNHASIISGICNSKAEKHIYRHIDTCHLEELLKKVDINRPKVIVFESAYSMDGLFSPIEKIVNLAKKYNALTFIDEVHTVGLYGKHGAGVADLQGCADKIDIIQGTLGKAYGTIGGYVAANRQIIDSIRLTAPGFIFTTSLPPIIASAATASIRHLKNSNIERETYQKVIAKVKESFDKAKVNYLKNDSHIIPIIIGDPIKAKQASEMLLDKYNIYVQHINFPTVPRGTERLRIIPTPNHTDQMIQDLTTALVEIFSLLDISPSINSYSIIKLPLHPAA; via the coding sequence ATGTCTAACTATCATAATATATTCGATCACCATATAACTAGAATTAAACAAGAAGGAAGATATCGTGAATTTGTGCCTGTTCAAAGACAGGCAAATAACTTTCCATCTGCTTGGTATTATGATAAAAATATTGTAATGTGGTGTATTAATGATTATCTTGGTATGAGTAAGCATCCAGATGTTACCAAAGCTGCGTTAGATGCTACATCCAAATATGGCATTGGTTCTGGTGGTACAAGAAATATAGGTGGCAATAATAGCAGCATAATAGAATTAGAGAAGGAACTAGCAATCCTACATAATAAAGAATTAGCTCTAGTTTTCACTTCCGGTTATGTTGCCAATGATACTAGCCTTGCAACACTGGCAAAAATAATGCCTAATATAGTTTTTTTCTCAGATGAGTTAAATCACGCTTCTATTATTTCCGGTATCTGTAATTCAAAAGCTGAAAAACATATTTATCGGCACATTGATACTTGCCATCTTGAAGAATTACTCAAAAAGGTAGATATTAATAGACCGAAGGTTATTGTTTTTGAATCAGCTTATTCTATGGACGGATTATTTTCACCAATAGAAAAAATAGTGAATTTAGCTAAAAAATATAATGCTTTAACCTTTATTGATGAAGTACATACAGTTGGTCTGTACGGCAAGCATGGTGCTGGCGTTGCCGATCTTCAGGGTTGTGCTGATAAAATTGATATAATCCAAGGAACACTCGGTAAGGCTTACGGCACTATTGGTGGTTATGTTGCAGCCAATCGTCAAATTATCGATTCTATAAGGCTTACTGCACCAGGTTTTATATTCACCACCTCTCTACCCCCAATTATTGCTTCAGCAGCAACTGCCAGTATTCGTCATTTAAAAAATTCTAATATAGAGAGGGAAACTTACCAAAAGGTAATAGCCAAGGTAAAAGAATCTTTTGATAAAGCTAAAGTAAATTATTTAAAAAATGATAGTCATATTATACCAATAATTATTGGTGATCCAATTAAAGCCAAACAAGCCTCTGAAATGTTGTTGGACAAATATAATATTTATGTTCAGCATATTAACTTCCCAACAGTACCACGTGGCACAGAACGTTTAAGAATCATTCCAACACCTAACCATACCGACCAAATGATTCAGGATCTTACCACAGCCCTTGTTGAAATTTTTAGCCTGCTCGATATATCACCATCAATCAATTCTTACTCTATAATAAAATTACCTTTACACCCTGCAGCGTAG
- a CDS encoding amino acid ABC transporter ATP-binding protein, which produces MIILDKVSRNYGKTYAVKDISLEFKKKETIAIIGSSGSGKSTLLRIINALEVPTSGHVLIDDKKLTQKNKRKLCLKIGMVFQAFNLFPHLNVQDNLIYAPVNILGMKQMAAIAKAEKLLEQFGLKQRITAFPVNLSGGQKQRVAICRALMMDPEIMLFDEPTSALDPENIKDIIEIISLFKSQMTMIVVTHHIKFAKAIADRIIFMDHGQVLADQPAVEFFEKPKSHRARLFLENIGDLM; this is translated from the coding sequence ATGATAATACTCGATAAGGTTTCAAGAAACTATGGCAAAACCTATGCTGTTAAAGATATTAGTCTTGAGTTCAAGAAAAAGGAAACTATAGCGATTATAGGATCTTCTGGTAGTGGTAAATCCACTTTATTGCGAATTATCAATGCTTTAGAAGTTCCTACTAGTGGGCATGTGTTAATTGATGACAAAAAATTGACGCAAAAAAATAAAAGGAAGCTTTGTCTTAAAATTGGCATGGTTTTTCAAGCTTTTAATCTTTTCCCGCACTTAAATGTCCAAGATAATTTAATATATGCTCCTGTTAATATTTTAGGAATGAAGCAAATGGCTGCCATTGCTAAGGCAGAGAAATTATTAGAACAATTTGGTTTAAAACAAAGAATTACCGCCTTTCCTGTCAATTTATCTGGGGGGCAAAAACAAAGAGTAGCGATTTGCCGAGCCTTGATGATGGATCCAGAAATAATGTTATTTGACGAGCCTACTTCAGCTTTAGATCCTGAAAATATTAAAGATATTATTGAAATTATATCTTTATTTAAAAGTCAAATGACTATGATTGTAGTTACTCATCATATTAAATTTGCCAAAGCCATAGCCGATAGGATAATTTTTATGGATCACGGGCAAGTTTTAGCTGATCAGCCGGCAGTAGAATTTTTTGAAAAACCCAAATCTCATAGAGCAAGATTATTTTTAGAGAATATAGGTGATTTAATGTGA